The proteins below come from a single Chloroflexota bacterium genomic window:
- a CDS encoding BMP family protein, producing the protein MMEEAPAAEEPAMEEGMAAPTFDGTFKVAIVMPSAITDLAFSQSMYDALLAVQEWLGGEAAMEIVYSEGMFVVDDAAAAIRDYASEGYNLVIAHGSQYGSSLQEIAPDFPETSFAWGTTVDTFDLPNIFAYEAASQQGGYVNGVLAASLSESGVIGVVGPIETGDAKLYVDGFVAGAQATNPDVQVNVNYIGSFSDVALAAEAANTHIAAGADVLTGTAQMVVGAIGVAEESGVLWFGTQASQTALAPGIVVANQVYHWEVVLKEMVSMIAEGTYGGQAFVIDLAGGGEVLEYNADFVLADDVKALADGTVQGIIDGSIVIDLGE; encoded by the coding sequence ATGATGGAAGAAGCTCCTGCTGCTGAAGAACCGGCTATGGAAGAGGGCATGGCTGCCCCGACCTTTGATGGCACTTTCAAAGTTGCCATTGTAATGCCCAGCGCCATCACCGATCTGGCTTTCAGCCAGAGCATGTATGACGCCCTGCTCGCGGTTCAGGAATGGCTCGGCGGCGAAGCGGCAATGGAAATCGTCTACTCGGAAGGCATGTTCGTGGTGGATGACGCCGCGGCAGCGATCCGTGACTATGCTTCCGAAGGTTACAATCTGGTGATTGCCCACGGTTCGCAGTACGGGTCCTCCTTGCAGGAAATCGCCCCCGACTTCCCCGAAACCAGCTTTGCCTGGGGCACCACGGTGGACACCTTTGATCTGCCCAATATTTTCGCTTATGAAGCAGCTTCCCAGCAGGGTGGCTATGTCAACGGTGTGTTGGCAGCCAGCCTTTCTGAGAGCGGCGTGATCGGCGTAGTTGGGCCTATCGAAACTGGCGATGCCAAGCTATATGTGGATGGCTTCGTGGCTGGCGCTCAGGCTACCAATCCGGATGTGCAGGTCAACGTGAACTATATCGGCTCGTTCTCCGATGTGGCGCTGGCGGCTGAAGCAGCCAACACCCACATCGCAGCGGGTGCAGATGTACTCACCGGCACCGCCCAGATGGTTGTGGGCGCAATCGGTGTGGCTGAAGAATCCGGCGTGCTGTGGTTCGGCACCCAGGCCTCGCAGACTGCTCTGGCTCCCGGGATTGTGGTTGCCAATCAGGTATACCACTGGGAAGTTGTCCTCAAAGAAATGGTCTCCATGATTGCTGAAGGCACCTATGGTGGACAGGCTTTCGTGATTGACCTTGCTGGCGGCGGCGAAGTTCTGGAATACAACGCCGATTTCGTATTGGCTGATGATGTCAAAGCTTTGGCAGATGGCACTGTCCAAGGCATCATTGATGGCAGCATCGTCATTGATCTAGGCGAGTAG
- a CDS encoding ABC transporter ATP-binding protein has product MEMRGITKRFPGVLASDNVDFDVRTGEVHALLGENGAGKSTLMKVLYGMYHPDEGEIWLNGKRVDIASPTDAINLGIGMIHQHFMLVETLTVAENVALGMPSSRGPLTDLDNVTKRILELADIYGLQVDPQAYIWQLSVGQQQKVEIIKALYRGAALLILDEPTAVLTPQEVDEFFVIMRQMTKDGHGLIFISHKLHEVIEICQRVTVLRDGRMVGTRQISETTKEDLASWMVGREIGFAPDRGHAELGEIRLELKNVSCKSDRGTPGLSDVDLEVRSGEILGIAGVSGNGQRELAEVITGLRKTTQGEVYLEGEDISSLPPGDRTDRMLSYIPEERMRDGMIQDFTIAENMILREHHKQPFSRFGFLNLRQISHHSERLIEQFRVKTPSQETMAKSLSGGNIQKVVLAREISRQPRAIVAAQPTRGLDIGATEYVREQLLAQRRSGTAVLLISEDLDEILTLSDRIAVIFEGQIMGIVPAETATPAQLGLLMAGVTEEEGVQTA; this is encoded by the coding sequence ATGGAAATGCGCGGCATAACCAAGCGCTTTCCGGGCGTACTTGCCAGCGATAATGTCGATTTCGATGTTCGTACTGGTGAAGTCCACGCCTTATTGGGAGAAAACGGCGCGGGAAAAAGCACGCTGATGAAAGTGCTTTATGGTATGTATCACCCGGATGAGGGCGAAATATGGCTCAACGGGAAGCGCGTAGATATTGCTTCGCCTACCGATGCCATCAACCTCGGCATTGGTATGATTCACCAGCATTTTATGTTAGTTGAAACTCTCACTGTCGCTGAAAATGTAGCGCTGGGAATGCCATCCTCACGTGGCCCACTCACCGACCTTGATAACGTCACCAAGCGTATTCTGGAGTTAGCCGATATTTATGGCCTGCAAGTGGACCCCCAGGCCTACATTTGGCAGCTTTCGGTGGGGCAGCAGCAGAAGGTTGAAATTATCAAAGCGCTTTATCGCGGCGCGGCTCTGCTCATCCTTGATGAACCCACCGCCGTGCTGACCCCTCAGGAAGTGGATGAATTCTTCGTCATCATGCGTCAGATGACCAAAGACGGCCACGGGCTGATCTTCATCTCGCATAAATTGCATGAAGTCATTGAGATTTGCCAGCGTGTCACCGTGCTGCGTGATGGCCGTATGGTCGGCACTCGCCAAATCTCCGAAACCACTAAAGAAGATTTGGCTAGCTGGATGGTTGGTCGTGAAATTGGCTTTGCCCCCGACCGCGGCCATGCTGAATTAGGTGAAATCCGCCTGGAATTGAAGAACGTATCTTGTAAAAGCGACCGCGGCACTCCAGGTCTGAGCGATGTTGATCTTGAAGTGCGCTCTGGCGAAATTCTGGGCATTGCGGGCGTCTCCGGCAATGGGCAGCGTGAACTTGCCGAAGTCATCACCGGGCTGCGCAAAACCACACAGGGCGAGGTTTATCTGGAAGGTGAAGATATTTCGTCGCTTCCTCCCGGTGATCGCACCGACCGGATGCTTTCCTATATCCCTGAAGAGCGGATGCGTGACGGCATGATTCAGGACTTTACCATTGCTGAAAATATGATCCTGCGCGAGCATCATAAACAGCCCTTCTCGCGTTTTGGTTTTCTCAACCTGCGCCAGATTTCTCACCATAGTGAGCGGCTGATTGAGCAATTCCGCGTAAAAACCCCCTCGCAAGAAACGATGGCAAAAAGCCTTTCGGGTGGCAATATCCAAAAAGTTGTCCTGGCGCGTGAAATCTCGCGCCAACCGCGTGCCATTGTCGCCGCACAGCCCACGCGCGGCCTCGATATCGGTGCTACCGAATACGTGCGCGAACAACTTCTCGCCCAGCGTCGCAGCGGCACCGCCGTTCTGCTCATCTCTGAAGACCTCGATGAAATCCTGACCCTCTCCGACCGCATCGCGGTTATCTTTGAAGGGCAAATTATGGGCATTGTGCCCGCCGAAACCGCCACCCCCGCACAGCTTGGTCTGCTGATGGCGGGCGTTACAGAAGAAGAAGGAGTACAAACTGCATGA
- the thrC gene encoding threonine synthase yields the protein MTHFTGYKCSVCGAEYGPTEVTYTCPKDGGNLDVILDYEALKKKPVDALVVKAEASLWRYLPLLPVPDPGGYGTPLRAAGWTPMFSPPALAKKLDLKHLYIKDESSNPTASFKDRASAVLIGRAREIGAEVVVTASTGNAGAALAGMAAAVGHQSVIFAPKTAPAAKIAQLQIFGAKVILVDDNYDAAFKLSLEATAEFGWYNRNTGYNPFTAEGKKTAAFEIWEQVPVVNEQLSVFVSVGDGNIISGIHKGFKDLLELGLIEGMPRIFGVQSTGSAAIANAFNAGNEEIIAVSATTRADSISVNMPSDGLRALRAATHTNGAYILVEDEAIIAAIGELGPVGIFAEPAGATSYAGLVKAVQDGLINSDDPVVVVNTGSGLKDVNAAMMAAGEAPVIKPTLDAVKALI from the coding sequence ATGACCCATTTTACTGGTTATAAATGTTCAGTCTGTGGGGCCGAATACGGTCCCACAGAAGTTACGTATACCTGCCCGAAAGATGGGGGTAATCTGGATGTTATTCTGGATTATGAAGCCCTAAAGAAAAAACCGGTGGATGCTCTGGTCGTCAAGGCCGAGGCATCCCTGTGGCGTTACCTGCCCCTCTTGCCGGTGCCCGACCCTGGGGGATACGGTACTCCGCTCCGGGCGGCTGGCTGGACCCCGATGTTTTCACCACCCGCGTTGGCGAAAAAACTTGATCTGAAACATCTCTACATCAAAGACGAGAGCAGCAACCCCACAGCATCTTTCAAAGACCGCGCCAGCGCTGTGCTGATTGGCCGCGCCCGCGAAATCGGCGCTGAAGTCGTCGTGACCGCTTCTACAGGCAACGCGGGAGCCGCTCTAGCAGGCATGGCCGCCGCTGTAGGGCATCAATCAGTGATCTTTGCGCCGAAAACGGCCCCCGCGGCGAAGATTGCGCAACTTCAAATTTTTGGCGCCAAAGTGATTTTGGTAGACGATAATTACGACGCGGCTTTTAAATTATCACTGGAAGCCACCGCTGAATTTGGCTGGTACAACCGCAACACGGGCTATAATCCCTTCACTGCTGAAGGCAAGAAAACCGCCGCTTTTGAAATCTGGGAGCAGGTGCCAGTTGTCAATGAGCAGTTATCTGTTTTTGTCTCTGTGGGTGATGGCAACATCATTTCCGGGATTCACAAAGGGTTCAAAGACCTGCTAGAACTAGGCCTCATCGAGGGGATGCCGCGCATCTTTGGCGTGCAATCCACCGGCTCGGCAGCCATCGCTAACGCCTTCAACGCGGGCAATGAGGAAATCATTGCCGTCAGCGCCACTACGCGCGCCGACAGTATCTCCGTCAATATGCCCAGCGATGGTTTGCGCGCTTTGCGGGCTGCCACGCACACTAATGGGGCCTATATTCTGGTTGAAGATGAAGCCATCATTGCCGCGATCGGTGAACTTGGCCCGGTGGGTATCTTCGCTGAACCGGCTGGCGCAACTTCCTACGCAGGGCTGGTAAAAGCCGTACAGGATGGCCTGATTAACTCAGACGATCCCGTAGTCGTCGTCAATACCGGCAGCGGCCTGAAAGATGTCAACGCCGCGATGATGGCCGCAGGCGAGGCGCCGGTTATTAAGCCAACATTAGATGCCGTTAAAGCATTGATTTAG
- a CDS encoding AI-2E family transporter: MMQQERWSKEARYGALASLILLVIGVLWYFRAVINPLIIAAIMAYITYPIVRFLSTRTRLSHGAAVVIVYILTILVIASAPAMITPVIVGQVRLFTVNFESLAIHYAELRSTPVQFMEWVFYPQEFLPDVPQFSADMLSPIAESVFVVVGAVTKNFIWVMVMMISWFYFLHDGHRFGEGIVNIAPDNLQEDIRKLLGQLRFVWADYMRSQLTFMLAVGVMDSVVWLIVGLPGAVMLGFFTGLTSFVHEVGAIVSGVLSVGVALLEGSAYFSMSNFWFAILVLALYLILTAVKNFWLRPVIVGRTVHIHPGIVLVSILGALVLHGALAAFLVVPVLLSLWIFAKYLRCRVLGLPPFPVDEEFPISELSS, encoded by the coding sequence ATGATGCAGCAGGAAAGATGGAGTAAAGAAGCGCGTTATGGCGCATTGGCTAGTCTGATACTTTTAGTGATCGGGGTGCTATGGTATTTTCGCGCGGTCATCAATCCGTTGATAATCGCGGCAATCATGGCGTATATCACTTACCCGATTGTGCGTTTTCTTTCCACACGTACACGCCTTTCACACGGGGCGGCAGTTGTGATTGTCTATATCCTGACCATACTTGTCATTGCTTCGGCACCGGCGATGATTACGCCGGTGATAGTGGGACAGGTGCGTTTATTTACGGTTAATTTCGAGAGCCTGGCAATCCACTATGCAGAATTACGCTCAACCCCGGTTCAGTTTATGGAGTGGGTTTTCTATCCGCAAGAATTTTTACCTGATGTGCCCCAGTTTTCTGCTGATATGCTCTCTCCCATTGCCGAGAGTGTCTTTGTCGTTGTTGGGGCGGTCACAAAGAATTTCATCTGGGTCATGGTGATGATGATTAGCTGGTTCTATTTCTTGCACGATGGTCACCGTTTTGGGGAAGGCATTGTCAATATTGCCCCCGATAATTTGCAGGAGGATATTCGAAAATTATTAGGCCAACTCCGTTTTGTCTGGGCCGATTATATGCGCAGCCAGCTAACTTTTATGTTGGCCGTTGGGGTGATGGATTCGGTTGTCTGGCTAATTGTGGGTTTGCCTGGAGCAGTCATGCTGGGATTTTTTACCGGCCTGACGAGTTTTGTACATGAAGTTGGCGCGATTGTATCGGGCGTTCTCTCGGTTGGGGTGGCCTTGCTCGAAGGTTCAGCCTACTTTTCTATGTCAAACTTCTGGTTTGCTATCCTGGTATTAGCTTTGTATCTGATTCTAACTGCGGTGAAAAATTTCTGGCTGCGCCCTGTGATTGTGGGGCGTACCGTTCACATTCATCCGGGGATTGTATTGGTGTCGATTTTGGGAGCTTTGGTGTTGCACGGCGCGCTGGCTGCGTTTTTAGTCGTTCCAGTATTGCTCTCTTTGTGGATTTTTGCCAAATACCTGCGCTGTCGTGTGCTGGGATTACCTCCTTTCCCGGTTGATGAAGAGTTTCCTATCTCCGAGTTGAGTTCATAA
- a CDS encoding glycosyltransferase family 2 protein, with product MKYSVIAPIYNEVENILELTRRVRVVMEQTGEAWELLLVDDGSTDGSTEQIQQLAEKDPRVVPVIFARNFGHQIAVTAGLDYSRGEAVIIIDADLQDPPEVMLDLIAKWREGYQVVYAVRSKREGESWFKLFTAAAFYRIIQRITDVNIPMDAGDFRLMDRSVVNVLNSMRERHRFLRGMSVWVGFKQIGVEYERAARLSGETKYPLRKMIKFASDAITGFSYFPLQVAMYLGFASAGISILAIPVVIALRLAGSQAFFGQASALIAVLFLGGVQLISLGVLGEYIGRLYDEAKGRPLYIVTEAPHSDNSIVRQVS from the coding sequence ATGAAATATTCTGTTATTGCGCCAATCTATAATGAAGTTGAAAATATCCTTGAGCTAACTCGCCGGGTACGCGTGGTGATGGAGCAAACCGGCGAAGCCTGGGAGTTATTGTTGGTTGATGATGGCTCCACAGATGGCTCTACTGAGCAGATTCAGCAACTAGCTGAAAAAGACCCGCGTGTGGTGCCCGTGATCTTCGCGCGCAATTTTGGGCACCAGATTGCTGTCACCGCGGGGCTGGATTATAGTCGCGGGGAAGCGGTGATTATTATTGATGCAGATTTGCAAGACCCGCCTGAAGTGATGCTAGATTTAATTGCCAAATGGCGTGAAGGTTATCAGGTGGTTTATGCGGTGCGTTCCAAACGCGAAGGGGAATCCTGGTTTAAGTTATTCACCGCGGCGGCATTCTATCGCATTATCCAGCGCATCACCGATGTGAATATTCCTATGGATGCAGGTGATTTTCGCCTGATGGACCGTTCTGTCGTGAATGTGTTGAATTCAATGCGCGAGCGGCATCGTTTCTTGCGCGGCATGTCGGTTTGGGTGGGGTTTAAACAGATTGGCGTTGAGTACGAACGCGCAGCCCGGTTATCTGGCGAAACCAAATATCCGCTTCGAAAAATGATCAAATTTGCCAGTGATGCGATTACTGGATTTTCCTATTTCCCATTACAGGTAGCCATGTATCTGGGCTTTGCATCTGCTGGGATCAGCATTTTGGCGATTCCGGTAGTGATTGCGCTGCGTCTGGCTGGTTCGCAAGCTTTCTTTGGACAGGCATCCGCACTGATTGCGGTGTTGTTCCTGGGCGGGGTGCAATTGATTTCATTGGGCGTTTTGGGGGAGTATATTGGCCGTTTATATGATGAAGCCAAAGGCCGCCCGTTGTATATTGTCACCGAAGCCCCGCATAGTGATAATTCAATTGTCAGACAAGTTTCCTAA
- a CDS encoding pyridoxal-phosphate dependent enzyme: MYTIDLTVYEDRLERAVKRAKERNIIIPTFAQMKNPALIPDKFKEELASIGLWDLHPRNLFRISWHNEAKASGGGFGGVNYLELPSSLTGVDARIVVLVGKWFPTGAHKVGAAFGCLVPRLVTGQFDPTTQKAVWPSTGNYCRGGAYDSALLACESIAILPAEMSKERFEWLASIAGETIKTPGSESNVKEIFDKCWELRATGEDLMIFNQFEEFGNYLWHYEVTGHAMEEVLKQVMGPNDNYRGMASATGSAGTIASGDYMKQIFPDSKIIASEALQCPTLLENGYGAHRIEGIGDKHVPWIHNSKNTDMIVAIDDNAVVNISRLFNEPAGKAYLAQQGVPEAIVGQLDLLGFSGISNVLSAIKAAKYYEMGENDIMLTVLTDSMELYQSRLTEMHEEYGEYKETDAAADFARWLQGESTDNLEELRYTDRRRIHQLKYFTWVEQQARTYEEIQAQWYQPDYWTSFQTQIEEMDELIVAFNEKVGL, from the coding sequence ATGTACACCATTGACCTGACCGTTTATGAAGATCGCCTGGAACGCGCCGTAAAGCGTGCCAAAGAGCGCAATATCATTATTCCGACTTTTGCGCAGATGAAAAACCCCGCGCTGATCCCCGACAAATTCAAAGAAGAATTGGCTTCGATTGGTTTGTGGGATCTGCATCCCCGTAACCTGTTTCGCATTTCCTGGCATAATGAAGCTAAGGCCAGCGGCGGCGGATTCGGTGGTGTAAATTATCTGGAACTGCCCTCCAGCCTGACGGGTGTGGATGCCCGCATCGTTGTATTGGTAGGCAAGTGGTTCCCGACTGGCGCTCACAAGGTTGGCGCCGCCTTCGGGTGCCTCGTCCCACGCCTGGTTACAGGTCAGTTTGACCCCACCACCCAGAAGGCTGTTTGGCCCTCCACAGGCAACTATTGCCGCGGTGGGGCGTATGATTCGGCCCTCCTGGCCTGCGAATCGATTGCTATCCTCCCCGCCGAAATGAGCAAGGAACGCTTCGAGTGGCTGGCTTCGATCGCCGGTGAGACCATCAAAACCCCGGGCAGCGAATCAAACGTAAAAGAAATCTTCGACAAATGCTGGGAATTGCGCGCCACCGGCGAAGACCTGATGATTTTCAATCAGTTTGAAGAATTTGGTAATTATCTGTGGCACTACGAAGTTACCGGCCACGCCATGGAAGAAGTGCTCAAGCAGGTTATGGGCCCGAACGATAATTACCGCGGCATGGCCTCGGCAACCGGCTCTGCCGGGACAATTGCCAGCGGCGACTACATGAAACAGATTTTCCCCGACAGCAAAATTATTGCCAGTGAAGCCCTGCAATGCCCCACGCTGTTAGAGAACGGCTACGGCGCGCACCGCATTGAAGGCATCGGCGACAAACACGTGCCCTGGATTCACAATTCCAAAAATACTGATATGATCGTTGCGATTGACGACAACGCTGTGGTCAATATCTCGCGCTTGTTCAATGAGCCTGCGGGTAAGGCCTACCTGGCGCAGCAAGGGGTTCCCGAAGCCATTGTTGGGCAGCTTGATCTGTTGGGCTTCTCCGGCATCTCCAATGTACTTTCAGCGATCAAAGCTGCCAAGTATTATGAGATGGGTGAGAACGACATCATGCTCACAGTTTTGACCGACTCAATGGAACTATATCAGAGTCGCCTAACAGAAATGCACGAAGAGTATGGCGAATACAAAGAAACCGATGCTGCCGCTGACTTTGCTCGTTGGTTGCAAGGTGAGAGTACAGACAATCTGGAAGAACTGCGCTATACCGACCGCCGTCGCATCCATCAGCTCAAATATTTTACCTGGGTTGAGCAGCAGGCCCGCACCTATGAAGAAATTCAGGCGCAGTGGTATCAGCCCGATTACTGGACCAGCTTCCAGACTCAGATTGAAGAAATGGATGAATTGATCGTCGCTTTTAACGAGAAAGTCGGTTTATAA
- a CDS encoding DEAD/DEAH box helicase family protein: protein MHEVTVTLSLIIIRPTVNFTLLDFLTENELRDMAGPNVYQRGHAYFRANRVYVQSADLQEAQCSVRGTRLYRVELWVQSDELDLDCTCPHAESGWFCKHMVAAGLAVHAHLAKLAPSAWRSRFDRMLIERKPAAKKASSPYWIFLSLQPETTGWTLVPYRLWLDRIPEGVLPIGELPPEKDLPELVKHNQWMLNAIKEISKNFNPQGALNYSADADAFIRLIQKQTRRASSYYYYESYDFPIAEDLSLLRHIPLPIFFGSSSNPMRRAVQLIPESTEMHLRLEKDAEYISMQAALKHGETDISIRDVNVDIVSVKEPIWALVDDKLIEIEAPYSIDLLHTWLRSPEVKITVHYEDEFLENYFPALAERFRIESDLISWVDAGGEPAKRLYLTDDGGEFQVQLFFGYEEYEVPYQSQLPEQTIRRTPGTWELVRVHQQPIQEEEIYSSISSAHNGLKYGRGDYDDHVFLLRARVDPIDFLMRHIPRLADAGFEIYGEEKLKTARVNRNAPTLSLNISSGIDWFDIEAVITFGDVETTLKEVRRALRKKEKYVKLADGTIGEIPDEWIERYKHLFGLGEQTDDGMRLSNHHIALIDDLLDKVDQNQIDEEFRTRRKRLLEFEGIEAQALPAGFTGELRPYQKAGYDWMHFLHEYQFGGCLADDMGLGKTIEALAFLLSLRISGHAQSADLIVLPRSLLVNWQREAARFAPSLRFHEYYGAEREAGAAVFDQYDLVLTTYGTMMRDIETLREYKFHYVVLDESQAIKNPLAKTSKAARLLRSDHRLVLTGTPVENNTFELWSQFAFLNPGLLGSLEYFKREFSNPIENRGDETAAQMLRALVYPFILRRTKAQVAPELPPRTERILYCDMEPAQKKLYAKTRDYYRAMLLGIIEEQGMNDARMKVLEGLLRLRQISNHPRLTKEDFRGASAKFELLVETLETLRAEGHKALIFSQFVQMLKLVREELDARKTPYTYLDGRTRKRQECVDTFQNDPEIPFFLISLKAGGVGLNLTAADYVIHIDPWWNPAVEMQASDRTHRIGQDKPVFVYKLITRDTVEEKILQLQEKKKKLVEQLITTESSFFKGLTADDVEVLFS, encoded by the coding sequence ATGCACGAAGTGACAGTCACCTTGTCGCTTATTATCATAAGGCCAACCGTGAATTTCACCCTGCTTGATTTTTTAACCGAAAATGAACTGCGTGATATGGCGGGGCCAAACGTTTATCAGCGCGGTCATGCATATTTTCGCGCCAACCGAGTTTATGTTCAATCGGCAGACCTTCAGGAAGCCCAGTGCAGCGTTCGGGGCACACGGCTTTACAGGGTGGAATTGTGGGTGCAGAGTGATGAGTTAGATCTGGACTGCACCTGTCCACATGCTGAAAGCGGCTGGTTCTGCAAGCATATGGTGGCTGCTGGCCTGGCAGTTCATGCACATCTTGCGAAACTGGCTCCCAGCGCGTGGCGTTCGCGCTTTGATCGTATGTTGATTGAGCGCAAACCCGCGGCGAAAAAGGCTTCCAGCCCATACTGGATTTTTCTCAGTTTGCAGCCTGAAACCACGGGGTGGACGCTCGTTCCCTACCGCCTGTGGTTGGATCGCATTCCCGAAGGGGTGCTTCCCATCGGGGAGTTACCGCCTGAAAAAGACCTCCCCGAACTGGTCAAACACAATCAGTGGATGCTCAACGCCATTAAAGAGATTAGCAAGAACTTTAATCCCCAGGGTGCGCTGAATTATTCCGCAGACGCGGATGCTTTTATTCGCCTGATTCAAAAGCAAACGCGCCGGGCGAGTTCTTACTATTACTACGAATCATACGATTTCCCCATCGCCGAAGATTTATCCTTATTGCGACATATACCACTGCCGATCTTTTTTGGGAGTTCCAGCAACCCCATGCGGCGGGCAGTGCAACTCATTCCTGAAAGCACAGAAATGCATCTGCGCCTGGAAAAAGACGCCGAATATATATCGATGCAGGCTGCCTTAAAGCATGGGGAAACGGATATTTCAATTCGTGATGTCAATGTGGATATTGTCAGCGTGAAAGAACCGATCTGGGCGTTGGTAGATGATAAACTGATTGAAATCGAAGCGCCCTATTCGATCGATTTGTTGCATACATGGCTGCGCTCTCCCGAAGTCAAAATCACTGTCCATTACGAAGATGAGTTCCTTGAGAATTACTTTCCTGCATTGGCGGAACGCTTCCGTATCGAGAGCGACCTGATTTCGTGGGTAGATGCCGGTGGAGAACCGGCAAAGCGCCTGTATCTCACCGATGATGGTGGGGAATTCCAGGTGCAGTTATTCTTTGGCTACGAAGAGTATGAAGTGCCCTATCAATCGCAACTTCCGGAGCAAACCATTCGCCGTACGCCGGGAACGTGGGAGTTGGTGCGCGTCCATCAGCAGCCCATTCAGGAAGAAGAAATTTACAGTTCGATTTCCTCGGCGCATAACGGTCTCAAATATGGCCGCGGCGATTACGATGATCATGTCTTTTTGCTGCGGGCGCGTGTTGACCCGATTGATTTTCTCATGCGTCACATCCCACGGTTAGCCGACGCCGGTTTTGAGATTTACGGTGAAGAAAAGCTCAAAACGGCGCGTGTCAATCGTAATGCGCCCACGCTTTCACTTAACATCAGTTCGGGGATCGACTGGTTCGACATCGAGGCAGTCATCACCTTCGGGGACGTAGAAACCACCCTCAAGGAAGTCCGCCGCGCCCTGCGCAAAAAAGAAAAATACGTCAAGCTGGCTGATGGCACAATCGGCGAAATCCCAGACGAATGGATCGAGCGTTATAAACATCTCTTTGGCCTCGGGGAGCAAACCGATGACGGGATGCGCCTCTCGAATCATCACATCGCCCTGATTGACGATCTGCTCGACAAAGTGGATCAAAACCAGATCGATGAAGAATTTCGTACCCGCCGCAAACGCTTGTTGGAATTTGAGGGCATTGAAGCCCAGGCATTGCCCGCGGGCTTTACCGGCGAACTGCGCCCCTACCAGAAAGCTGGTTACGACTGGATGCATTTTTTGCATGAATATCAGTTTGGCGGTTGCCTGGCCGATGATATGGGTTTGGGAAAAACAATCGAGGCGTTGGCCTTCTTGCTGTCGCTGCGGATCAGCGGCCATGCTCAGTCTGCCGACCTGATCGTGTTGCCGCGCTCTCTGTTGGTCAATTGGCAGCGCGAGGCGGCGCGTTTTGCGCCCTCGTTGCGTTTCCACGAATATTACGGTGCGGAGCGCGAAGCCGGGGCCGCTGTTTTCGATCAGTACGATCTGGTGTTGACCACCTATGGCACGATGATGCGCGATATCGAGACTCTGCGTGAATATAAATTCCATTATGTTGTCTTGGATGAATCGCAGGCGATTAAAAATCCGCTGGCGAAAACATCGAAGGCGGCGCGTTTGTTGCGCAGTGACCATCGCTTGGTGTTGACCGGAACCCCGGTGGAAAATAATACCTTTGAATTATGGTCGCAATTTGCCTTTCTCAATCCTGGTTTGTTGGGCAGCCTCGAGTATTTCAAGCGCGAATTCAGTAACCCCATCGAAAACCGGGGTGATGAAACGGCAGCCCAAATGTTGAGGGCGCTGGTTTATCCCTTCATATTGCGGCGCACCAAAGCCCAGGTTGCACCCGAACTGCCGCCGCGCACGGAGCGAATTCTATATTGTGATATGGAACCCGCCCAGAAAAAACTATATGCCAAAACGCGCGACTATTATCGAGCCATGCTGCTGGGTATCATCGAAGAGCAGGGCATGAACGATGCCCGCATGAAAGTGCTGGAAGGCCTGTTGCGCTTGCGGCAAATTTCCAATCACCCGCGCCTCACCAAGGAAGATTTTCGCGGCGCCTCAGCGAAATTTGAATTGCTGGTGGAAACGCTGGAAACGCTGCGCGCTGAAGGGCATAAAGCGTTGATTTTTTCGCAATTCGTGCAAATGCTCAAACTTGTGCGCGAGGAACTGGATGCCCGCAAAACCCCCTATACATATCTGGATGGGCGCACGCGCAAACGCCAGGAATGCGTCGATACCTTCCAGAATGATCCTGAAATTCCCTTTTTCCTCATCTCGCTTAAGGCGGGCGGCGTTGGTCTCAACCTGACGGCTGCCGATTACGTCATTCATATTGATCCGTGGTGGAACCCCGCCGTTGAAATGCAGGCCAGTGACCGCACGCATCGCATTGGCCAGGATAAGCCGGTGTTTGTTTATAAATTAATCACGCGTGACACGGTAGAAGAGAAGATATTACAATTACAGGAAAAGAAGAAAAAGCTCGTTGAACAACTCATCACTACCGAGAGCAGTTTCTTCAAAGGCCTGACCGCCGATGATGTGGAAGTTCTTTTCAGTTGA